From the Serinus canaria isolate serCan28SL12 chromosome 21, serCan2020, whole genome shotgun sequence genome, one window contains:
- the LOC103820810 gene encoding probable glutamate receptor — protein MPKPAGSSLLCRASRAAPARTDGQTDRRPKGVAQEGSCRAAGISAPMDKSLHFTVCVLTALLLLRESSQAGAGRNDDAVSKGTDPRGAGEGLPTLTVTTILEDPYVMVRGAELEGYCMELLAALAGMLRFQYRVRVVADGQYGAVAAGGNWSGMIGEILRREADMAVAPLTVTSAREEVVSFTTPFLQTGIGILLRKDTASQDMSFFHFLSPFSKETWTALLFAYLLTCFCLFLVARLSPCEWNEPKNEENHFTFLNSLWFGAGALALQGATPRPQAFSVRVIAVVWWLFTLALLAAYIANFTALLSSGSEQLPIQTFEDLVKQRNLEFGTLEGSSTFYYFKNSKNPIHQMIYEYMEKRREHVLVKTYQEAVQRVMDSNYAFIGESISQDLAAARHCNLIRAPEVIGARGFGIATSQASPWTKPLSIAVLKLRESGDLDYLRNKWWESSCLRQSQERWGPLEPPALGGLFLTLGIGLALGILAALAELSSSSRRAAAHAKKSCCSVFTEEICTRLRIKGAARQSQETSGKANA, from the exons ATGCCCAAACCTGCGGGATCCTCCCTCCTGTGCCGGGCATCCCGAGCAGCTCCCGCacggacggacggacagacagacagacggcCCAAGGGAGTCGCT CAGGAAGGTTCCTgtagagcagcaggaatttctgctccCATGGATAAATCCCTTCACTTCACAgtctgtgtgctcacagccctgctgctcctgagggaaTCAagccaggcag gagctgggaggaatgATGATGCTGTGAGTAAG GGCACAGACCCAcggggagcaggagagggactCCCAACCCTGACTGTCACAACCATCCTG gaggatCCCTACGTGATggtgaggggagcagagctggagggatactgcatggagctgctggctgccctggccGGGATGCTGCGCTTCCAGTACCGCGTGCGGGTGGTGGCAGACGGCCAGTACGGGGCTGTGGCTGCCGGGGGCAACTGGAGCGGCATGATCGGGGAGATCCTCCGCAGG GAAGCTGACATGGCAGTGGCTCCACTGACTGTCACCTcagccagggaggaggtggTGTCCTTCACCACACCCTTCCTGCAGACCGGGATTGGGATCCTGCTCCGCAAGGACACGGCCTCCCAGGACATGTCCTTCTTCCACTTCCTGTCCCCTTTCAGCAAGGAGACCTGGACAGCTCTTTTATTTGCTTACCTGCTCACCTGCTTCTGCCTCTTCCTTGTGGCCAG ACTGAGCCCCTGTGAATGGAACGAGCCAAAGAATGAGGAGAACCACTTCACCTTCCTGAACAGCCTCTGGTTTGGAGCAGGAGCATTGGCCCTGCAAG GTGCCACCCCCAGGCCCCAGGCATTCTCGGTGAGGGTCATTGCTGTGGTCTGGTGGCTCTtcaccctggccctgctggccgCCTACATCGCCAACTTCACGGCCCTGCTGAGCTCGGGCAGCGAGCAGCTCCCCATCCAGACCTTCGAGGACCTGGTCAAGCAGAGGAACCTGGAGTTTGGGACACTGGAGGGCTCCTCGACCTTCTACTACTTCAAG AACTCCAAGAACCCCATCCACCAGATGATCTACGAGTACATGGAAAAGAGGAGGGAGCACGTGCTGGTCAAGACCTACCAGGAGGCCGTGCAGCGCGTGATGGACTCCAACTACGCCTTCATCGGCGAGTCCATCTCGCAGGACCTGGCGGCCGCCCGCCACTGCAACCTCATCAGGGCCCCCGAGGTCATTGGGGCCCGTGGCTTCGGCATTGCCACCAGCCAGG cctcccCCTGGACCAAGCCCCTGTCCATCGCCGTGCTCAAGCTGCGCGAGTCGGGCGACCTGGACTACCTGAGGAACAAAtggtgggagagcagctgcctgcGCCAGAGCCAGGAGCGCTGGGGGCCCCTGGAGCCCCCGGCCCTGGGGGGGCTCTTCCTCACCCTGGGCATCGGCCTCGCCCTCGGCATCCTCGCTGCCCTGGCcgagctctccagcagcagccgccGCGCGGCCGCGCACGCCAAG aaatcttgctgctctgttttcacagaagaaatCTGCACTCGTCTACGCATAAAAGGAGCTGCCAGGCAAAGCCAGGAGACGTCAGGGAAGGCAAATGCTTGA